AGCTGCCACGTGTGGGTCTGGGCGACGGTTTGGGCGTCCTTGAGCTTGAGGGCGGTGGCAGCACCGGTACTCAGGAGAAAGTAGGGAGAAGCTTCCTGCTGCCAGATCTGCTGGAGGTGCTCCAGGCTGGCGGGCCGAATCGGGCGATCGCTGTAGAAATTGAGTGAAGGCCGGTGATAGGGGTGAGACGTGTACACGGTGCGGCCGGTGGGCGTGTGCTGCTGCACCATGGCCGCTACGGGCTTGACCGGGTAGTCCTCGCCCAGCTCCCACACCCAGTGGTCGGACTGCCCCAGCAGCACCAGCGACAGATAGCAGCCGCTCAGCAGCACCAGCAAAAATTGCAGGTCGTGGCGCCACAGCAGGGCGCTGGTGGCGGTGAAGGTGAGGCCGAGGGCGCCAAAGGTGAGCTGGAGGTCGGCGTCCGCTTCGGCGCTGAAGCTAAAGTACAGACAGCCTGCCCAGGCCACCAGGGCCAAGAGCCCAAAGCTGAGGCACCAAGCGCGGGGATAGTCAGGGGCGACGTGGGGCTTTGCGGGGGTCAGGGTGCCTTGGTGCCAGACCTCGCGCAGGGCAGCGCCGATGACCAGGGCGATCGCCGGATAGACCGGCAGGACGTACCACGGCAGCTTGGTGCCCATGGCCGAGATCACGAGCAAGTAGCCACCCCCCCAAGTCATCGCCAGCTTGGCCCAGCTCAGGGAGCGGTGCTCCCAGGCCAGCCGGAGCCCCATGGGCAAAAAGATCAGCCAGGGCCAGCCGTATTTCAGCAGCTCCAGCAGGTAGTACCACGGCGGGCCAGCGTTGCTCTCGACGGCGGACCACACGCGGCTAAAGGATTGATCGACCAGATTATTGTTCCAAAACAGAGCGCCGTAGTGGAGCCACTGGGCAAGGTACCAGCCGACTGCCGGAATGGCCCCCACCAGCCAGCCGCCCCAAAAATAGCCCGTCGAGAGCAGCCGCGGCGTGTCCCAGGCCAAAAAGCCCAGGGCGATCGCCCCCAGCAGCAGCCCCAAAATCCCCTTGGTCAGGCAGATCAGCCCAAAGGCCACCCCGACTCCCAGGGACCAGCGCACGTCCCGGCGCGATCGCAGCAGGCACAGCAGCATGCCCAAGCTGAAGCACAGCACAGCGCCGTCTAGCATCGCCAACCGCCCATTGCGCACCACTGCCAAAGAGGTCAGGTAGACCAGCGTCGACAGCACCGCCGCCGTCCGGCCCAGAAACACTTCCCGGCCCACTCCATACAGCAGCGGCACCGAAATCGCCGACAGGAGCGCCCCCGGCAGGCGGGTCGTCCACTCGCTGACGCCCCCGAGGTGATAGCTCAGGGCGATCAGGATGTGCATCAGCGGCGGCTTGTTGAGGTAGGGCTCCCCAAACAGCGTCGGGTAGAGCCACCGCAGCGACTCCAGGGGCGATCGCCCAATCTCCCGCGCCACCTGAGCCACGATTCCCTCGTCCCAGTCCCGCAGCGGCACCCCCCCGATATCTGCGCAAAACATCACCAGCCCCAGCCCCAGCAGTCCCGTGCTCCACAGCACATCCCACTGTCCCCCGCTGCTCGAGCGCCGCATTCTACTCCTCCTCATCATCCCGGCCCCGCCGAATCCAGGTCCACTGCTCCATCCGCTTGATCGTTCCCAGGGTAATCAGCGTCAGCACCATGCCCACCAAGCCGATCTGCCAAAGACCGCACCCCACGACAGCCCCCAGACCCGCCGCCACCCAGATGGCCGCCGCTGACGTCATGCCCTTGACCCGGCGACGGCCATTGTCGGCCTGGGACTGCTGAAAAATCTCCCCCGCCCCCAAAAAGCCGACCCCCGTTGCTACCCCTTGCACTGTACGGCTCAGTGCATCCGCTGATTGGCTGCCCTCGATCTCAGAGGGTATCAACACAAACAGCGCAGCCCCCAAGCTCACCAGCATATGGGTTCTTAGGCCAGCTGACTTGCCAGATTTCTGGCGATTCCAGCCGATCGCGGCCCCCACCACCATCGCCAACACCAGCCGCTGAGTCAGCTCTATCCAATCAGAAGATGCCATGTCTGTTCCTAGGTTCTAGCAGTCTTCGATACTTTACAGCCCTTAGACAGCGGCGATCGCTCCCCCAGCGCTGACCCTCTCACGGCCCACCGCCTCCGTAGAAACCCCTACGCTAGCCCACCACCCCATCCCGGTACTTCCTGCTCCTCCGTAACCCAAGGCGATCGCCTTGGGTTACGGAGCCCCTTTCATCATCAAGAAACCAAACAGTTATTATCTGAACTCCCAAAAAGTGTTCTTAATCCCGCTCTTGCTTTCTCTAAAAAACATTTCTTCAAGTGAATTTTGGCGCACTAATTTCTTAGCTTTCTACGAGATCCTTCTAGGGATAGAGTCTAGAAAATTACAAAATTCATATTTTTACCTATATAACCTACGGTTTATTGCTGATCCCGAAATGACCGAGGCAGATAGCCTAAAGCCTAGACCTGACATTGAAGGACAGAAAAAGGTGTGAATTGATACCGCTTCGAAAGCGTAAATCTTTTCATCTTCGACTTGGCTTCCAATTGGCAAGATTGTTAACTTTCTTGGAAAATTTTTCTTCGCTGTCCTGAGGTATTTGATATTAAAGTTAATGCCGCTACTGGGTAGGTTCCCCCATTAATTAGGTAGAACGCCTACTGTAATCTCACCCAGATCTCATTAATCTAAATATCAGATCCAGTGCCCAGTCTCAGGCTTTATCACTGCTCTCTACAAATGTGACTCCTGACGATAGTGCCCATGTTCTTCACCTAAAATCATTTAAGACCGTCATGAATAATTGTCCTTGCTGCTCAAACCAACTACTTCGTCATGCCCGTCGCAATGGTGTTTACTGGTTCTGCCCTCGCTGCTGGCAGGAAATGCCTGACCTAGTTTCGACGGTTGTCAATCATCGTCATCGAATCCAGCAACTCGAACGTTTAATCACGCCAGTTGAGCTGTCTATCTAGGTTTTCTTGAGGCGTTTTGCAGGCTTTTCGAGTGTTTTAGCTAACAAGTTTCTCGAATTTTTGTGAATTCCCTGAGCATCCATTGACGGTATCAATTTAATAAAAAAAAGCTGCTTTCAAGCCTTTGAAAGCAGCTTTGTTGTTTTTGGACGGAAAAACGTTAAAGCAGCATGGTTTCGAGGGCGCTCTGGAGGTCCTGGGTAAAGTCGGCGATCGTCTGCTTGGCGGCGCGGCGGCTGGACTGGTAGGTCTCCCAGCGATCGCTCACCGACAGAGGCTCGCCAATGGTGATCTTGACCCGGCGCTGACCAATTTTGGGCCGGGGAAAGACCTTGTCTCCCTTGATGCGCGTCACCATGTCCCAGGCCAAAAAGAGCGTGTCCGAGAAGCGCTCCGCCGTCGGCTTTTGCTTCACGTAGGCGCCGGTCACCGCGACAAAGCTCTCCACCAGCCGCATGTGCCACATCCGCAGGTCCGCCTCCTCGGCCACCCGATCGGCCAAGCCGCGCTCGAGGGGCGGCAGGGTCTCTAGGTTGCCCAGATCATCGCGATAAATCCGGTCCCAGCCCGCCTGCTCCAGGCGGCGACAGCGATCGATCAAGTTGCCCTTGGCCGGCAGCTCAAAGTACTGCTCCGCCACCTTGAGCCCCACGTCTAGGAGCCGCTGCAATCGCTCCGAGAAGACCTCATTGGGCAGGCGATCGCGCAGGTCCGCCGCGTCGGTTTCTGGTAAATCCTGGTGATAAAAGCGGCGATAAAACGCCTCCATCCGCACTAGCAGGTGCTGACCCAGGTTGTAGAGGCGCTCGTACAGCACCTCGGGAATGCCGTCGATGGAGACACCGTCGATGGGTAAGGGCGCCGCCTCAATGCCGCAGTCTCGCTCTAGCTGGCCCAGCAAGCCCGCCAGCTCCTGCCACGGCGCGTCCACATAGTGATACTGAATGCCGATGGGAACCACCAGGACGCTCTCGCTGCGGCCCGCCTTGTGCAAATCCTCGGCACACCAAAACCCAAGCTGAGCGACGCCCGGCTCTAGGGGACTGATCAGCTCGCCGTGGCCGTTGGTGGCACCTTCGGGGGCCGCGGCCATGGGAAGATCGCCGCTCACAAACAGCTCCCGGGCCACCCGCAGCCCAACCCGATCGAGCTTGCCCCGGTGGATCGGAATGCCTGCTAGCCGCGAGTAGAGCCAGCCCACCTGGGTCCCGGCCCACAGAGGAATGCCCCGGTCGTAGATAAAGTGGGCGTGGACGGGCGATCGCAGCTTTTGGCCCTGACGCTGGGCCGCTGCGGGTACCAAGTGCGACAACAGATAGGCCATGCAGGCGGGATCGTCCACATTCGGGTGGCGAAAGGCCATCAAAAACCGGATTTTGCCGTCCTGAAACTGGTGATATAGGTCCGCGAGGCGTTCTGCATGTTCGGCTTCGACCTGAATGATCCCCCCCTGCCATCGCAGCCAGAGCGGCAGGACGCCCTGCACAAACCGCAAAACCCACGGATTGAGGGCGGGGGGAATAAACGTCAAAGGAGGCTGAGCTTGGCTGATGGAGTAACTCAAGGCGGTGATCTCTCAGGCATTGGCTCTGAGATTAACAGACTCCTCAGACCTTGCAGCTCACCCTATGCCAAAACCTTAACTTGCTCCTGATAGCGCGCCATTGCTGGGGCGATCGCCTAGCGACAGGGCGATCGCTCACGGCTCTTCGTCGTCGGACAAAACCTCCAGCAGCAGGTCCATTTGCTGCTGCTTGTGCTCCAGAAAGTGCTCGCACTGACGCAGGTACTCGACAGCGGTCGAAAACTGGCTAAAGACGTCAGCGAGCTCCAGTTCGCCGGCCTCGATCTGCGCCACGATGGTCTCAATTTCGGCAACGGTTCGTTCGTAGTTCCAGTCTGGGGCCAGAGCCGCGGGCGGCGGAGTTTCGGAGGCTGGTAAAAAAGAGGGCTGATCGGGGAAAGCGTTCATAGCGAATTTCAAAATGCCTTTGATTGGGAGTGATCGGGGCGAGAAGAGTGATTGGGGCGGCCTAAACGAGGTTCTGCTCAGGGGGCGGAGAGTCGGTGGAGACCGCAGTCACGATGGCTGTGAAGTGGCCATCGGCCAGCTGAATCGAGATTGCCTGGCCGGGCTGCAAATCGGCGGGCGATCGCACAATGGTGCCAGCCTCCTGACGCACGACGGCGTAGCCCCGATGGAGGACGGCCTGGGGGTCGAGGGTAGAGAGCTTTTGCTGGAGCAGCTGGCAGTGCTGGGTCGCTTCGTGGAGACACTGCTGGGTTGCCTGCACCAAGCGCCGCCGCAGCCAGGCGATCGCCTGGCGCTCTTCCTGGAGTTGCCGATCCAGACGGCGCTGCTGGAGACGCTGCTGAAGGCGA
This genomic stretch from Geitlerinema sp. PCC 7407 harbors:
- a CDS encoding glycosyltransferase family 39 protein, with the translated sequence MRRSSSGGQWDVLWSTGLLGLGLVMFCADIGGVPLRDWDEGIVAQVAREIGRSPLESLRWLYPTLFGEPYLNKPPLMHILIALSYHLGGVSEWTTRLPGALLSAISVPLLYGVGREVFLGRTAAVLSTLVYLTSLAVVRNGRLAMLDGAVLCFSLGMLLCLLRSRRDVRWSLGVGVAFGLICLTKGILGLLLGAIALGFLAWDTPRLLSTGYFWGGWLVGAIPAVGWYLAQWLHYGALFWNNNLVDQSFSRVWSAVESNAGPPWYYLLELLKYGWPWLIFLPMGLRLAWEHRSLSWAKLAMTWGGGYLLVISAMGTKLPWYVLPVYPAIALVIGAALREVWHQGTLTPAKPHVAPDYPRAWCLSFGLLALVAWAGCLYFSFSAEADADLQLTFGALGLTFTATSALLWRHDLQFLLVLLSGCYLSLVLLGQSDHWVWELGEDYPVKPVAAMVQQHTPTGRTVYTSHPYHRPSLNFYSDRPIRPASLEHLQQIWQQEASPYFLLSTGAATALKLKDAQTVAQTHTWQLVTRAAADSLAEPPRAAFRTGGDRLS
- a CDS encoding phospholipid/glycerol acyltransferase produces the protein MSYSISQAQPPLTFIPPALNPWVLRFVQGVLPLWLRWQGGIIQVEAEHAERLADLYHQFQDGKIRFLMAFRHPNVDDPACMAYLLSHLVPAAAQRQGQKLRSPVHAHFIYDRGIPLWAGTQVGWLYSRLAGIPIHRGKLDRVGLRVARELFVSGDLPMAAAPEGATNGHGELISPLEPGVAQLGFWCAEDLHKAGRSESVLVVPIGIQYHYVDAPWQELAGLLGQLERDCGIEAAPLPIDGVSIDGIPEVLYERLYNLGQHLLVRMEAFYRRFYHQDLPETDAADLRDRLPNEVFSERLQRLLDVGLKVAEQYFELPAKGNLIDRCRRLEQAGWDRIYRDDLGNLETLPPLERGLADRVAEEADLRMWHMRLVESFVAVTGAYVKQKPTAERFSDTLFLAWDMVTRIKGDKVFPRPKIGQRRVKITIGEPLSVSDRWETYQSSRRAAKQTIADFTQDLQSALETMLL
- the xseB gene encoding exodeoxyribonuclease VII small subunit, with the protein product MNAFPDQPSFLPASETPPPAALAPDWNYERTVAEIETIVAQIEAGELELADVFSQFSTAVEYLRQCEHFLEHKQQQMDLLLEVLSDDEEP
- a CDS encoding MgtC/SapB family protein; this translates as MASSDWIELTQRLVLAMVVGAAIGWNRQKSGKSAGLRTHMLVSLGAALFVLIPSEIEGSQSADALSRTVQGVATGVGFLGAGEIFQQSQADNGRRRVKGMTSAAAIWVAAGLGAVVGCGLWQIGLVGMVLTLITLGTIKRMEQWTWIRRGRDDEEE